Below is a genomic region from Eupeodes corollae chromosome 1, idEupCoro1.1, whole genome shotgun sequence.
TAGGTTTCCTGCGACTAAATGCATACTTTGGGTGTTTCTTGGTAGATGAAACATTTTGTTCAGAAAATGTCGATGAAATTTTTCATCCACTTCAAATTCATCTAAGAcccaaatgtttttgaaaaaagaagatgTTAAAATACAGAATACCTATgcttttaaacagactctttgacTACGTGACCAAGTTAGTGCATTTTCTTTTAGCAGtagccgtggcatgatggttagtgcgttggactaagCTAATTGagtcataaaaattacaatatcgtaaaaAGAGACCGGCCCTACTCCACTTAAGGGTCgagcggtgtcgctctcttcaTACGAAAAggaattaattataaagtcatatacaacaatgaattgcggaagctcaagacgctagaagtttgcgttgtaagCATccctctcactcaagggaagcggatgtatatgttTGCGGCTTAttcggctggagctccgcaggtgacttactttgcttcagaactcgagattctttttagggaactaaaactgagcttggaagaaaactattttattttgaccGGTGATATGAAcacaaaacatgaagattggggaaatcaacatagtaattccagaggtaaccatctttttaatttgatgaatttttacagcgttgaatatggcgtcgaacgatggaacggacaataccaaagtacaaagaacgggaccaaatggacgcttactgaaacgcgactattgacgcactgcgaaggcacaagagtggcttactgacaagactcacaAACTTACTCGTATatagacgacttacagacccacacgactttgAGGTTAGGATACTGAAGTcgtaataaaaaatgtcaatctgttgattaaggaggttatcaattaacaagtactgggaccgcaagattcggtcagttaattccagtgaccctaatatgttccctaaaatcaacaagatattcaggaaaaagagcGATTATGACCTTTCGTGTCTAAAACTCCAAAGagctgaagagaacagagacgtatttaggacagcgcaaatagatccagaagaagccatctttgacgatgacttttatacaattgaagatccgaaggaaataGTGGAGGCGGTTGGAGCTGCTTTcaagcaagtgtacaaggtgaatgttagcattcgccccaaccacgacctggaaaatagAGCCCTACTTTTATcttcgaaatgatatcacacaatggcgatctgagaaccgcggtttcatgcggttcaatgacgattccttggcaaatgccaagggaccaagtcccttgttagtgacgaaggttgagcttcagctcatcttcaattcaataaaaaataaaaagtcagcaggtgtcgatggtatatccaacgttgtactaagacatttaccgatggaggcaaccgacatttacaccacactcttcaacaatgcactgaatgatgcatattatccagtacattggaagaccgctgtggttcatcctctcccgaaaaagggaaaggacaactccaacccgtcaaatcttcggtcgataagtcttcttccgagcatcagcaaagttttcgaaaaaatcatcaatagggctctgactaagtgggctgcggacaacaaaataattccggataaacagttcgggttcaaggcaggtcatgacacaattcatgctgcgtctaaacacgtttctgatatccaatgggaTCAATCTAAACAACAATGtccttacctaaaactgagcaggtttggcataagcaagccattgttgtatatactttataggtagaaagtttgttgtaaaaagtggcaatgtaacttctaccacaacattctctgcgaaaaataaataaatcgtagaggaataaagttcaactttcagttgactaaaaaaacatgatcgattGTCATTCTTGAATTGACTTGATAATtatggagatttttcttgactaactttccagtcctGTTTCCAATAGAGTtgccttaggttaggttaggttggagtggctgtccagatgtcattgacgcacgtagacctcaagggtccattgtgataccaatAATGAGGCTACtcatttaataaagttagagagacgttttgtgtcaatcgttgccaggtcactggtgttatcgaagaagggattaccgagaaagttattccttctaatggagagtgccgGACATGTACATtgaaggtgttggaccgtttcctcttcctcctcgtccatgcagcttgtacagaagtcatttgtgtagactcctagcctcagagcatgtcttcctatgaggaagtgacccgttattactccaattgtagagcttatactttgtttgcttggttgctaggcaggtggtactctgtgaccatctagcatttgttgtttctagagcatattgcttgagaagatatttgcatgtagcaagtggtgttcctatgttatgtttttgtcgagctcatcggctttgcaatttcccggaatttctatgtggcccggcacccaaatgaggtgaatgttaaactgttccgtcatctcattcagagatggtcgacaatcgtggactgtttgagagtttgtggagacagacacgagagatttaagagtggcttggctgtctgagaagattcgtatatccttacaagatataacgttttctttgagccaggatagtgcttctttaatcgccattacttcggcctggaatacactgcatTAATTGGAGAGTCTATAGGATACACTGAGATTCAGTTTTTCCCAATAGTAGTaagtccagtattgttactggtccattgagaggtggctctaagccttacacatgagttggcagccaactttttgaaaaagatgtcaagtggtgttaggtttaagaGCACTTCCAGtactgcggttggtgttgagcgaagtgctcctgtgatgtacatacctgctgaccgctggactttgatgagcttatttagatttaccatcatgtccagtgcggtccaccatacgacagctccataaatgagtatcggtctgattaccgatgtgtatagccagtgatttatttttggggagaagccccattatggtcctatggccttttttactatttcatcaatatttgccttccaatttagttttttgtctaaaatgaggcccaaatatttagcttggtcgaaAAAGcctaatggtattcctttaatcttgggtgggctaatctgaggaattttatatcttctcgagaagagtattaattctgttttgtgtgggttgacgtccaatccacattgcttagcccatttaaacggtgattttttaagagattgagaactttaaaaaaaaaaacgcataaaatttcatttaaatgttgaccgcggctgcgtcttaggtggtccattcggaaagtccaattttgggtaactttttcgagcatttcggccggaatagcccgaatttcttcggaaatgttgtcttccaaagctggaatagttgctggcttatttgtgtagactttagacttgacgtagcccaacaaaaaatagcctaaaggcgtcaaatcgcatgatcttggtggccaacttaccggttcattccttgagatgaattgttctccgaagttttccctcaaaatggccatagaatcgcgagctgtgtggcatgtagcgccatcttgttgaaaccacatgtcaaccaagttcagttcttccatttttggcaacaaaaagtttgttagcattgaacaatagagatcgccattcaccgtaacgttgcgtccaacagcatctttaaaaaaaatacggtccaatgattccaccagcgtacaaaccacaccaaacagtgcatttttcgggatgcatgggcagttcttgaacggcttctggttgctcttcactccaaatgcggaaattttgcttatttacgtagccattcaaccagaaatgagcctcatcgctgtagaccataaatcggacgtaaagcgcgaaacacatttcgaaccgaacactaattttggtaataaaattcaatgatttgcaagcgttgctcgttagtaagtctattcatgatgaaatgtcaaaacatactgagcatctttctttttgacaccatgtctgaaatcccgcgtgatctgtcaaatactaatgcatgaaaatcctaacctcaaaaaaatcaccctttagttagcctgtttaggacattttgtaggagttccgagataacttgggggtgcttaccagatacggatattgcaacggcaatcaccttgaaaccctctgcttccaatgctgtaagtatgtcgtttactaccatattccataaaagaggcgaaaggactccaccttggggagtgcctcgattcaccgatctggtggtagtaaaacttctcatgttagaaattattgtcctgcttttgaacatgagacttataagatctatgagtgatttctcttaTTTCAGCTTATCTactgctgttgtgatcgcctggtaactgacgttgttgaaagctccttcaatatctaggaacgctactaagttatattctttgtattcgagggaatgttcaataatacgtaccagcgagtgaagtgctgattctactgattttcccttaaagtaagcatgttgagctgtggaaatgagacatggtttttaATTATGTCTGAtgtttcaatcaatctttccaaggtttcaaggttttaagaaggaaggatgataggctgattggtcgtagatctttagggttaacgtgtgagggtttccctgctttaggaatgaagactactttgccattctccaggctttgggaatatatctcaaccttcagagttgcaattttttgacagctggagaatcagatgctagaaacttgccttactttcaagtcccttctgtagcctgaacctgcccaatgtgaGATTTTACTAAAAGGTAGGTCTTGTAATGCCAAAGGTATATACATAAAATGATCTCTTCGAAGTGTTGCAGAAGAATAAAATCTACTAGACTGCTAAATGTTGATACATACAAGAAGTCAAAGAAGTGTAGCAATTGTGAATGTGCACTCAGGAGGCGTGGTATACACCcaccttttattttgttgctatcTCTTATATGGAATAttctttttgaataaagaactcaacagaattgaaaaagctgattatataaaatacatagCAAGGGAAGAAGTGATTTGTTAAAAGAAGATCATCAATCTCAGAATTGTTACTCGGGGTTTTTGAGTAAAGCAAAATTTGGCATTTACGTTTTCATGAGTGTGAGTTTTTCTTCAGCACTTTCGTATTCTTTtctattttgcaaaaatatcgtacaaattatttctttcgATCTAATTCTATTGTCCCGACTGCATTAGTTTTATCTTGGTCTAtcgtttaaattgaaaagacCGACGAAGTTCGGTATTCCCAATTAAAAAATCAGATTCAAACTTCGCAGATATCTTGCTTTCACAATTAAATTCTCAAATACAAACCACGCAGTTGTTCCCGATAAGAAAATATGCcgatattttaacttttcaccATTCATATGACATTTATTTGATACACATGAAAAGTTTGTATTATTTCAcaatttgagaaataaaacagtttatcttttgatatcaaatgtactgtaaattatgtacattatgtgTGTTTATTTGgacttttgtatttatatatataagacTTAAGATTAATTAATGATTTATACTAAGTTGTTCTAATGACAATTTGAGATCatgaaactatttaaaatattttttaaatttgtatatctttCGAGAATTGTTGGCATTTAAAACTCTGCTCAGCAGtctttattgtattttggatCCAATCGATAAATGACGCAACCTTTACGAAGACGGACGGTGCATTGACTTGACCACAAGGCATCTTGCCCCACGACACAATTCCAACTATCGTCGTTCTTCCAAAGTAGACACTTCGTTGGACTAAAGGGCCTCCCGAATCGGCAGTGCATATGCTGTTACCTCCATCAAGTGGGCCTGTACACAAGTTTGTCTCATGCAAACACATTCCGACGTCACCAAGAACTCCTTCACACAGTTCCATGTCTAGAATCGGCATGTCAGTGGCCTGCAATAGACTCGGAAACAAAGGTATACAAGTCGTTGAGATATTTCCCCATCCATAAAGGGTTGCTGCTCCATGCGCCAGGTCACCCTGCTTGGGCAGTTCTACTGGTTGAACATATTCCGAAAATTTGAAAGGTGTTCTCGTGTAAATGAGAGCGATGTCATAGGGATTAACACCTCCTAGGAACAGCTCGTGCTTGATGAAAAACTCGATGGTTCGCCGTTGCACACTATCATCATCCCTTGTAGAATGAATATCATGGCAACCAGCTACCAAAATAGAATTTTCGACAACTTCCTTCGAATCCAAGCAATGGGCTGCTGTCAATATCCAATTTTCGTTGATTATTGATCCAGCACAATAGTGTAGAGATTGTCCTTCCTCCGTTTGAATCTGAATGGACACAATGTAAGGCGCCGAGTGTGGCCTTGCTTCTGTCTTAGCAAGAACTTCCAGAGGCCAACTGTGGCGTTGACGTGTTTTTCGTAAGTACTCAATCCGATCTGGGAGATATTTCCCCGTTTTTGTATTAAACCCGACAGCCACCATGGacgtaaaatttaaaagtattataaaaataaatgtttatcatagaaattgataacatttcaaaaaagctcttttctttttccaGTTGCTTTTCTGGCAGAGCGTAGTCGGTCGGTCTTAACTTCACGACGTCTTATTAAACTTTGTATTTACTGGGTGTGTCGGATAATGATTTTATAGCTTCTCTTGAAAGGTGGCGCTTTGAACAGGGTCGTTTTGTAATGTTGGGCAAACTAGGCGGTCAAATAAGGCGTTGTTAGTTTTTTGAGCTTCCAACAAAAATCCACAAAGAGATTATCTTGAATTAGACAAATATTCATCATGTATTTATGAACAgtgaaaattgtcaaaaaaaaacaatgcgcTTGAAACTTTGAACAATTTAACATTTGTGAGAAAAATGTGAAACGAAATTGGtaacaatttagaaaaatcaatttgaacaatttcaaagacgatgtgttaaaaaaaatatccgaaaaaattaatatttcattttgcaaAGGGGTTCGTTCGTAGATTATGGTCTAACTGAGTGCAACATATGGCACTATATTCGTTCACActaactttttgcaaaataaaaaacaaatagcgTAAAGGATACAATGGTTGGCACCACTGATTTTTGTACTTAATATTGGCacctttcaaaacaaaaacaaaaagccatttttttccaaaatatgtgTGTTATTCCCCACTTTTctccattttgtttaattttatttcattctcaGTTCGTTTTTGTCAGTTGAAGAGTAAAGACGTTCTGAATTCGTGAAAAAGTGCTTAAAATACAGTGTTCTGGCTAAGGAGACTAAATTTGGTAAGTGTtcgtttttgattatttttcagtttttagatgaagttttatgtttttttttgtataataatttaataaattaaatattttcaattgtttaatTTGCTCAAAAAAGGGTGCCAATAATTGGTCCCATCTAAACGGAAATAAGAAGAGGGTTGATATCCCAAAAAGCAGCTTCTTTAAAGTCCAACGTGTCCAGATCTACGTTACAATTTCGTTTAAGCTCTAATTTTTCGAAGACACGCGCCGGACCAAAACTGTTTTGACAGAAGCAGAGGAATTAATAACTGTTGATTGGTTAAAAGTGTGTCAGGAAAGAGGATTTCCAAACGAAAGGAGGATCTCTTTTATGctgaacttacttacttaaggtggcgctacagtcttgtgtgaactagggcctcacccaacaaacttctccatctagctcggtccctagctagatgtctccagtttcgcgctccatgttgggtgaggtcaccttccacttgtgcgcgccacctgatccgcggttttcctctactacgctgtcctgtgggtccggattcgaagactttccgggccggagctttggtttccatgcgctctacgtgacccagccatcttagtcgttggacttttactcttttggctaagtctacgtcgctgtacagcccgtacagttcgtttttccattttctcccccccttcgatgcatacgggaccgtagagcACACGAAGAACTGTTCTCTTgaagcgacccaaggtactttcatccccgcttttgtcatagtccatgcttctgcaccgtatagcaggacggggatgattagggtcttatatagcaacactttggtccctcgagagaggactttaccactcaattgctttcttagtccaaagaaacagcggttagcaagagttatactgcgtttgatctcagcgctggtgttgttttctgcgtttacagcggagcctaggtagacgaagtccttgactacctcaaagttacgtcttttGATTGTGACGTTtcgaccaaaacgtcggtgttgtatgttctttctagacgacagcatgtacttcgttttgccctcattaaccgttaaacccatttttgtcgcctctgcctcaatactcacaaaagccccattgacatcacgctgagttcttccgattatgtcaatgtcatcagcatatgccagtaattggacagacttttgaaagataatgcctctagtgttgacgtgtgagctctgaactattctttcaagcacgatattaaaaaaatcgcacgacagcgcatcaccttgtctaaaaccttttttgacatcgaaaggttctgttaagttgtagTGCTTTATCTGCACAAAATGTATGACAAAAACTATCGGGATGGATAATTGTGGCATAACATGCTCAAAGTGTAGGAAGGAGTAGCACTTTAAAGGTCTTAATAAGCGTAACATCGATTATCTGCCAATATTTTGTTGCTccgtttgtttaaaaaaaaacttattttgcaatttatttaaaataaaataaaataaaatgttaactattttcttaattttggcttaaatagaataatattttttgattacatttaatcagcagtttttgttataatactgttttttttatgctATGCTTAGCAACGTTGGAAACCTGAATGAGATAGAAGACTTGATTTTTTCtcatctacatatttttttttgaagactttgCCAAGATACTTTTAAGCttatattctgaaaaaaatatttcagttgATATTGAGTCACCgccgtaaaattttgtaggattgtacaaaaattgaaaacatgcaaaaacttcaattaaaaGTTGGGTTGGCAGCTCATTGGAAAAATATACAAGTAAATAAATTagcaaataaaagttaaaataaattgaaaagaaatttctgTCAAATATCAAAGTTCGTCATGTCATagtattttgcattttataGAGACTTTACTCTACGAACACATTCATCGAGCCTCGAGGAATTATCAAAAGTATAAAcatcttaaaatgaaaaaatcgaaGATTGATTTCGATACTCGAATAAAAGTCAAATCTCTATATCCACAGCAGGGTTACACTTAACCTTTTATCTGTAGTGATAGTATAAATTTCTCCTTTAttgcttttccaaaaaaacactcCTTGTCTGCTAGttctgtttttatatttgaaattaaataaaacatttaaaattttaagaaaatgctcCGGGGCCAAAAGAAGCTTCAGCCAGCCgctatacattttaaaacagtTGCATATCTTTATGTAGACTATGTATTCTCACGAGTTtaaagtaattcttatcattGGTGACACCTCTGACtgctttttggaaaatatacagtcattttttttttctaaattccaGAAAAATGAGTAAGTATCtaagttttttcgatttaaaataaaagctaatTGAGTTTGTCATGTGTACATACTAATAAAGGTTGTAAGTCTTACGAGTTTCATATATTCGGCTGATCGGATAACCATCTTATCGAGGAATTAAAGGCTTTTTTATTGGGTTATCCATTAGGACAACGGAAAtgcttattataaacaaaatcctAGATTCTAAAATAGGTTATGCAATTGATCTTCTGCTGTATCATGGTGAATATACCggtcttaatttttataaaaatagacgttattctttttttatttcagaaaagaGTTCTGATCAGAGTCCAAACATTATCGAGCATGCTGTAAACATCCTCTGAACAAAGCGTCACTTATTGACATTTGTCATTTTCTtctacagaaacaaaaaaataagattcaaaactcaaagaaaaatgaaaaaactaaacATAACAAAACAATCACCTGTCAAATGTTTCTGTCTCGCATTCAATTCAGTCTGCTGAGTTATTCTTTTCTCAGCTGACAGAGCGCGCTCTGGGCAAGCTCAGAACATGTTCaggacgaaaaaaaacacaaagctCTGAATGTTTAAGGGTGAAaaagaaactcaattttttgacagttgtcctctgaactaaaaaagaaaaacgcctcATGACAGCTTCAATTAATCAGTATTTAAGGAGTGCCATCTAGTATGTTTTCTGTTTGACACTTACAGCTTATTTCCACTTGACATCTTGATAGAAATTTAGAACCATACATCCGTGGAGCGAAAATGAGACTAGAAAGAAAGAACGTTTTGGTCAACGGTGGGCGTTACCGAATTTTCATAGTCATCTTTTTGATAACAATTCTAacacaataatatttgatttaaaatgtttttttttcatccggCATTCGGATTCGGATCCTCTAGAATCTGTTATAGAGTAGACTACTTTTTGACAATATTCCGTAGGGTTTTTGAGTCACGCCTTTGAATTTTTTCAGTACTTAATCTATGTAGATTACATTGTGAACATACTTTTctcacaaataatttttgatgcAATGTCTTTTTGAGCCATATCAGGAGTTTCGCCAGAGAAAATCGTTCACCCGTAATATTTTCGTTTccccaaaattttaagaagataTCAAGAGTTTCGTtcgaataaaattttacttcgaATTTAAAGCTGACAGTTCGAAAAATAGGTGTGTTCAGAAAATAGCTCTCAATACATTTTCACATCTTTTTGATGGAAACAGATAATGAAATCTGAACCAACGGTTTTTATTGAACATAAA
It encodes:
- the LOC129940294 gene encoding lectizyme; translated protein: MVAVGFNTKTGKYLPDRIEYLRKTRQRHSWPLEVLAKTEARPHSAPYIVSIQIQTEEGQSLHYCAGSIINENWILTAAHCLDSKEVVENSILVAGCHDIHSTRDDDSVQRRTIEFFIKHELFLGGVNPYDIALIYTRTPFKFSEYVQPVELPKQGDLAHGAATLYGWGNISTTCIPLFPSLLQATDMPILDMELCEGVLGDVGMCLHETNLCTGPLDGGNSICTADSGGPLVQRSVYFGRTTIVGIVSWGKMPCGQVNAPSVFVKVASFIDWIQNTIKTAEQSFKCQQFSKDIQI